A single genomic interval of Arachis duranensis cultivar V14167 chromosome 7, aradu.V14167.gnm2.J7QH, whole genome shotgun sequence harbors:
- the LOC107458189 gene encoding trans-resveratrol di-O-methyltransferase-like encodes MEFQSREQGDNGKLLKAQSHIWNHTLNFINSMSLKCVVELGIPDAIHKYGKPMPLSQLICSLQIHPSKTSFVHRLMRILVHSNFFTTKNVTNNDLEVEVGYVLTDSSMLLLKDNPLSLIPHLFMILDPNFIKPWHQMSTWFKNDDPTSFETEYGITFWDYARQAPKFNELFNDAMASDARLVSKFLLDDKCKGVFEGLESLVDVGGGTGTVAKAIGKAFPQLECIVLDLPHVVADLEGSENLKYVGGNMFEAIPPSNAILLKWILHDWNDEECSKILRNCKEALHMSKGKGRKVIVIDIVMGNEKSDHESIETQLFFDMLMMVFLTGKQRNKEEWANLIFSAGFSDYKIIPILGIRSLIEIYP; translated from the exons ATGGAATTCCAAAGTAGAGAGCAGGGGGATAATGGTAAACTTCTTAAAGCCCAAAGTCACATATGGAATCATACTCTTAATTTTATAAACTCTATGTCTCTTAAATGTGTTGTTGAGTTAGGCATACCTGATGCTATTCACAAATATGGCAAACCTATGCCACTTTCACAACTCATTTGTTCATTGCAAATTCATCCATCAAAAACCTCCTTTGTCCATCGATTGATGAGAATCTTGGTCCATTCCAACTTCTTCACTACCAAGAATGTCACCAACAATGACCTCGAAGTTGAAGTTGGGTATGTTCTAACCGATTCATCTATGCTATTGCTTAAGGACAACCCCTTAAGTTTGATACCTCACTTGTTTATGATCCTTGATCCCAATTTTATAAAACCATGGCATCAGATGTCCACATGGTTTAAAAATGATGATCCTACATCATTTGAAACGGAATATGGGATAACGTTTTGGGATTATGCTAGGCAAGCTCCTAAATTTAATGAACTTTTCAACGATGCCATGGCAAGTGATGCACGATTGGTTAGcaagtttttacttgatgacaagtGTAAGGGagtgtttgaaggtttggaatCATTGGTTGATGTTGGTGGAGGCACCGGAACTGTTGCAAAGGCCATTGGCAAAGCATTCCCACAGTTAGAGTGCATTGTTTTGGATCTTCCACATGTTGTTGCTGATTTGGAAGGAAGTGAGAACCTTAAATATGTTGGAGGAAACATGTTTGAGGCCATTCCTCCTTCTAATGCCATTTTATTGAAG TGGATTTTGCATGACTGGAATGACGAGGAATGTTCGAAAATACTGAGGAACTGCAAAGAGGCACTACACATGAGCAAAGGCAAAGGAAGGAAGGTTATTGTTATAGACATCGTGATGGGGAATGAGAAGAGTGATCATGAGTCAATTGAAACACAACTCTTCTTTGACATGTTGATGATGGTGTTCCTAACAGGAAAGCagagaaataaagaagaatggGCCAACTTAATATTCTCAGCTGGTTTTAGCGACTACAAAATAATTCCAATTCTTGGAATAAGGTCCCTTATTGAGATATATCCATAA